A genomic segment from Phragmites australis chromosome 6, lpPhrAust1.1, whole genome shotgun sequence encodes:
- the LOC133921579 gene encoding dehydrin COR410-like has protein sequence MEDERNTQYQQGGEAQEKAADQVEVKERGLFDTLLGRKKSEDQEKKQEELVTGMEKVTLAEPEKAEAKKEEHEGGEKKESLLAKLHRTSSSSSSSSDEEEEVIDENGEVVKRKKKKGLKENIKEKLPGHKDHDEEGQHRTAVPAPAPAPVETHVYKEEDDHKAYIPAPAPAPTTTHVHNNDNAVVVQKVEDDVKTEDEKKGLLDKIKEKLPYCHKKPEDAAAAPAAPAHAPHTEDVSSPDAKEKGLLGKIMDKIPGYNKGAAEEDHKAASAGEHKTSS, from the exons ATGGAGGATGAGAGGAACACCCAGTACCAGCAGGGCGGTGAGGCCCAGGAGAAGGCCGCTGATCAGGTGGAGGTGAAGGAGAGGGGACTCTTCGACACCCTTCTCGGCAGGAAGAAGTCCGAGGACcaggagaagaagcaggaggagCTGGTGACCGGCATGGAGAAGGTCACGCTGGCCGAGCCTGAGAAGGCCGAGGCCAAGAAGGAGGAGCACGAGGGCGGAGAGAAGAAGGAGAGCCTCCTCGCCAAGCTGCACCGCACCAGCTCTAGCTCTAGCTCG TCGAgcgacgaggaagaggaggtgaTCGACGAGAACGGTGAGGTggtcaagaggaagaagaagaagggcctCAAGGAGAACATCAAGGAGAAGCTTCCCGGTCACAAGGACCATGACGAGGAGGGCCAGCACAGGACGGCCGTACCGGCCCCGGCACCCGCGCCCGTGGAAACTCACGTTTACAAGGAGGAGGACGACCACAAGGCGTACATACCGGCCCCGGCGCCCGCGCCAACGACGACGCACGTTCACAACAATGACAACGCCGTCGTCGTCCAGAAGGTCGAGGACGACGTGAAGACAGAGGATGAAAAGAAAGGTCTCTTGGACAAGATCAAGGAGAAGCTGCCCTACTGCCACAAGAAGCCGGAAGATGCTGCCGCAGCCCCGGCTGCTCCTGCTCATGCGCCGCACACTGAGGACGTGAGCAGCCCGGACGCCAAGGAGAAGGGCTTACTGGGCAAGATCATGGACAAGATACCTGGCTACAACAAGGGCGCAGCAGAGGAAGATCACAAGGCCGCCTCTGCAGGCGAGCACAAGACCAGCTCTTAA
- the LOC133920428 gene encoding GDSL esterase/lipase At5g55050-like, whose protein sequence is MAMPVRVLHALLAVAAACVAAAEAAAAGNNKVPAIYVFGDSTADVGNNNYLPGSVVPRANFPHNGVDFPTSRPTGRFSNGYNGIDFLALNMGFKRSPPPFLAVANKTSKQIFRGLLGVNFASAGSGILDTTGSSIIPLSKQAEQFATLQFNISAHISTGAADTVVSRSLFLISTGGNDLFAFFSRNSTPSDTDKKMFIANLVSLYQNHVKVLYVLGARKFAVIDVPPIGCCPYPRSLHPLGACIDVLNELARGFNKGVKAAMHGLSVSLQGFKYSIGSSHAVVQSIMKHPRRLGFKEITTACCGSGRFNGKSGCTPNATLCDNRHEYLFWDLLHPTHATSKLAAAAIYNGSLHFAAPINFRQLVEDQY, encoded by the exons ATGGCCATGCCCGTGCGAGTACTGCATGCTCTGCTTGCTGTCGCGGCTGCATGCGTCGCCGcggcagaggcggcggcggcagggaaTAATAAGGTGCCGGCGATCTACGTGTTCGGtgactccacggcggacgttgGCAACAACAACTACCTACCGGGCAGCGTCGTGCCGCGGGCGAACTTCCCGCACAACGGCGTCGACTTCCCCACGTCGCGGCCCACCGGCCGGTTCAGCAATGGCTACAACGGCATCGACTTCTTGG CTCTTAACATGGGATTCAAGCGCAGTCCCCCACCGTTCCTCGCTGTGGCCAACAAAACCAGCAAGCAGATCTTCAGAGGTCTCCTGGGAGTCAACTTTGCCTCTGCAGGATCAGGCATTCTTGACACAACA GGGAGCTCCATCATCCCACTAAGCAAGCAGGCCGAGCAGTTTGCCACCTTGCAGTTCAACATCTCCGCGCACATCAGCACAGGAGCAGCCGACACCGTGGTGTCGCGATCCCTGTTCCTCATCAGCACCGGCGGCAACGACCTCTTCGCCTTCTTCTCGCGGAACAGCACGCCGTCGGACACCGACAAGAAGATGTTCATCGCCAACCTCGTGTCGCTCTACCAGAATCACGTGAAG GTTCTGTACGTGCTCGGGGCGAGGAAGTTCGCCGTGATCGACGTCCCGCCGATCGGGTGCTGCCCCTACCCGAGGAGCCTGCACCCTCTCGGCGCTTGCATCGACGTCCTCAACGAGCTGGCGCGCGGGTTCAACAAGGGCGTCAAGGCCGCCATGCACGGCCTCAGCGTGAGCCTGCAGGGGTTCAAGTACTCCATCGGGAGCTCCCATGCCGTCGTGCAGAGCATCATGAAGCATCCTCGAAGGCTCG GATTCAAGGAGATCACGACTGCGTGCTGCGGGTCGGGCAGGTTCAACGGGAAGTCAGGCTGCACGCCGAACGCCACGCTGTGTGACAACCGGCACGAGTACCTCTTCTGGGACCTGCTGCACCCGACGCACGCCACCTCCaagctcgccgccgcggccatCTACAACGGCTCTCTTCACTTCGCAGCGCCGATAAACTTCAGGCAGCTAGTGGAAGACCAGTACTAG